Genomic window (Luteibacter yeojuensis):
GATGCCGTCGGTGTCGCCGGCGCCGCCAAGGCTTGGCATGGATAGCAGGTATTTCACCGCGAAAGCGGCGGTGACGGCGGCCATCATCTTCATGGCTATGGTGACCATGACGCTGAGCACGGCCAGGGAGAACACTGTGCCGATGCCGTAGAGCAGCCACTTGCTGAAAAGCTGCTTGGTCGGCTCAAAGAGCAGGCACATGATGAAGATCGGGCCGAAGCCGACAAAGAGGGCGAGGGCAATCTTGTTCAGAAGTAGCATGGAGCCTGCGATAACGCTGGGCCCGGCAATGCCGATGCCGGTGAACCAGCGGTCGCGGTCCTTTGCGTCCTGCGCAGCCTGGTTGCCACCCGTATCGATGGCGTCGATGGTGCCCATCGCGACTTCCATGCCGGCGAGATTGTTGTCGATATGCTGGAACGGGCTGCCGTCTTCCCCGGTCACGTACTGGGCGATAGCGGTCGACATGCCGTCGCTCAGTGTCCAGTAGATGGACGACGACGAATAGGCGGCGGAGGTAGCGATGAAGACCACGAGCGTGGCCTTGAGCGAGTCGCCCACCAGCACCATCATCGGCTGGCGAGACTGGCCGGTGACGATACGAAATCCCTGGAACATGATCCAGACAGTCAGCACGCTTACCGCGACGAACCCGATGATCTGGGCCGATCCCGTCAGGAGCTTCCACTGCATGATATCGATTTCAGTGCGAAGGAAGTCGTTGATCGTCTGGAAGAAGACGAACTGGGTCGCCGAATCCAATGGACCGGCGAACATGGCCAGGGCCGGGTGGCCTGTGAGGGTGCTCATGAAGTCAACCATGACGCGGTATTCCGTTCGTGATGATGTCGAGAAGTCGGTCAGAAGCCATTGGACTTACCAATGCCAAGGGTCTGCATGCCATTGGGTTTGGCCGTCTGCACCTCCTCCAGGCTCGCCTTGAGCGCGGCGCCGGTCGCGAGGCCGCTGATGGCGCTGCCGATGTTCACGTCGCCGATCCCCGGCAAAGAGATCGAGTCCCACTTGGAGGGGTTCTTGCCGGTGCTCGCGGCGTTGGCTGCGATGGTCTGCTGGGAACGCAGGAAGCGCAGGTTCGCTTCATAAGCGTAGTTCACCGTCTGCATCTGCTGCTGGTCGAGAGCGATGAGGTTGTAGAGCGCGGTGAGCTTGTTCGTGTTGTCCTCGAGCTTGCCGAACTGGTTCGGGTCTTTGTCCGTGATCGCCTCACGTTCCTTGAGGAGTTCGCGCAACATGGAGTCCCGCGTCTCGGTATTTTTGTACATGGTCAGCATGTACCGGTATTGGGCGTTCTCCAGATCGATAATCTGTTTGCAGACGTCCTGCTGCGGCTGGGCAACGGCCTTGCAGCGCGTGCCATCGTCCAGCACCGTCGAATCCGCTGGAAGCGCCTTCACGGGATTGCCCACCCGCGGTCCCGGCTGGCTGTCCTTGTAAGTGCCGATCTTCAGCTTTTCATTGATGGCATTGATGTTGCCGTTGATCGTCGAGCCATCTCCGAGCGTCTTGCCGAGCACCGTGTTCATGTCGGTAGTCTGCTTGTCGATATCGGTGGTCTTGTCCGCGGTGGTATGCGTGTTCGACTGGATCTGCTCCAGCGTGCTGTTGGCCTGGGCGTCGTT
Coding sequences:
- a CDS encoding type IV secretion system protein; this encodes MVDFMSTLTGHPALAMFAGPLDSATQFVFFQTINDFLRTEIDIMQWKLLTGSAQIIGFVAVSVLTVWIMFQGFRIVTGQSRQPMMVLVGDSLKATLVVFIATSAAYSSSSIYWTLSDGMSTAIAQYVTGEDGSPFQHIDNNLAGMEVAMGTIDAIDTGGNQAAQDAKDRDRWFTGIGIAGPSVIAGSMLLLNKIALALFVGFGPIFIMCLLFEPTKQLFSKWLLYGIGTVFSLAVLSVMVTIAMKMMAAVTAAFAVKYLLSMPSLGGAGDTDGINSMALQQGGLGLLLTTMIISAPPMAAAFFQGTLGQFNSYSPFGHIKPEPPGSRSGYGVPGTPSYTPPSYTAPDRGGSSQNVGQSHTFGNYSQLGSSSAGYIAGNDNLKQKETGYHPKDPGYT